One Helianthus annuus cultivar XRQ/B chromosome 7, HanXRQr2.0-SUNRISE, whole genome shotgun sequence genomic region harbors:
- the LOC118480288 gene encoding uncharacterized protein LOC118480288, whose product MGKIPTVMALRSRNIQIEDPSCTLCHYGDETVDHLFTSCSLAVRLWSLIRYWCNTPIFLVFSFRDLLEWHNHLGKSGRAKEAIKGIIIVACWSLWNARNEKRFLNLSARVENFFSQVKAVSFLWFVNRSSHKDVTWDDWCKFVNM is encoded by the coding sequence ATGGGTAAAATCCCTACTGTGATGGCGCTTAGAAGCAGGAATATTCAGATTGAGGATCCCTCGTGCACGCTTTGTCATTACGGGGATGAGACAGTCGATCACCTTTTTACGTCTTGCTCGTTGGCGGTCAGATTATGGTCGTTAATTAGGTACTGGTGCAACACTCCTATCTTCTTGGTTTTCTCCTTTAGAGACCTGCTGGAGTGGCATAACCATTTGGGGAAGTCGGGTCGGGCTAAAGAGGCGATTAAAGGCATTATTATCGTGGCTTGTTGGAGCTTATGGAATGCTAGGAACGAAAAGAGGTTCTTGAACTTATCGGCTAGAGTTGAAAACTTTTTTAGTCAAGTCAAAGCTGTCAGTTTCCTGTGGTTCGTTAATAGATCGAGTCACAAAGATGTTACGTGGgatgattggtgtaaatttgtgaaTATGTAG